From a region of the Oryza sativa Japonica Group chromosome 6, ASM3414082v1 genome:
- the LOC4341722 gene encoding AP2-like ethylene-responsive transcription factor AIL5 — translation MDMDMSSAYPHHWLSFSLSNNYHHGLLEALSTTSAPPLGEEGPAEGAPKMEDFLGGLGGGGGAVAAAPAAAPEDQLSCGELGSIAAGFLRRYPAPENAGGVTIAMATDAAAELADPARRTAETFGQRTSIYRGVTRHRWTGRYEAHLWDNSCRREGQSRKGRQVYLGGYDKEEKAARAYDLAALKYWGPTTTTNFPVANYETELEEMKSMTRQEFIASLRRKSSGFSRGASIYRGVTRHHQHGRWQARIGRVAGNKDLYLGTFSTQEEAAEAYDIAAIKFRGLNAVTNFDMSRYDVDSILNSDLPVGGGAATRASKFPSDPSLPLPSPAMPPSEKDYWSLLALHYHHHQQQQQQQQFPASAFDTYGCSSGVNVDFTMGTSSHSGSNSNSSSSSAIWGTAAGAAMGRQQNGGSSNKQSNSYSGNNIPYAAAAAMTSGSALYGGSTGSNGTWVASNTSTAPHFYNYLFGME, via the exons ATGGACATGGACATGAGCTCGGCTTATCCTCACCATTggctctccttctccctctctaaCAACTACCACCATGGCCTCCTTGAGGCCCTCTCTACCACATCTGCACCTCCACTTG GAGAGGAGGGGCCAGCGGAGGGCGCTCCGAAGATGGAGGATTTCCTCGGCGGCctaggcggaggcggcggcgccgtcgccgccgctccggcagCTGCCCCGGAGGATCAGCTCAGCTGCGGCGAGCTTGGTAGCATCGCCGCCGGGTTCTTGCGCCGGTACCCAGCGCCTGAGAACGCCGGCGGGGTGACCATCGCAATGGCgaccgacgcggcggcggagctggccgatccggcgaggaggaccgCCGAGACGTTCGGGCAACGGACGTCCATCTACCGTGGTGTCACTAG GCACCGGTGGACGGGGAGGTACGAGGCGCACCTGTGGGACAATAGCTGCCGCCGGGAAGGCCAAAGCCGCAAAGGCCGCCAAG TCTACTTAG GAGGTTATGATAAGGAGGAGAAGGCCGCAAGAGCTTACGACCTCGCCGCCCTAAAGTACTGGGGTCCAACCACCACGACGAACTTCCCT GTTGCCAACTACGAGACGGAGCTGGAGGAGATGAAGTCCATGACGCGGCAGGAGTTCATCGCGTCGCTGCGCAG gaagaGCAGCGGCTTCTCAAGAGGGGCTTCCATCTACAGAGGAGTAACAAG ACATCATCAGCACGGCCGGTGGCAAGCGAGGATCGGCAGGGTGGCCGGAAACAAGGACCTGTACTTGGGCACTTTCA GCACGCAGGAGGAGGCTGCCGAGGCGTACGACATTGCCGCTATCAAGTTCAGGGGGCTCAACGCCGTCACCAACTTCGACATGAGCCGCTACGACGTCGACAGCATCCTCAACAGCGACCTGCCGGTCGGCGGCGGAGCCGCCACGCGCGCCTCTAAGTTCCCCTCTGACCcatcgctgccgctgccgtcgcctgCCATGCCACCGTCGGAGAAGGACTACTGGTCCCTCCTTGCCCtgcactaccaccaccaccagcagcagcagcagcagcagcagtttcCTGCTTCTGCATTTGACACCTACGGCTGCTCCTCCGGCGTGAACGTGGACTTCACAATGGGGACTAGCAGCCACAgcggcagcaacagcaacagcagcagcagcagcgccataTGGGGCACAGCCGCCGGCGCAGCGATGGGGAGGCAGCAAAacggcggcagcagcaacaAGCAGAGCAACAGCTACTCCGGTAACAACATTCCTTATGCTGCTGCAGCAGCTATGACTTCTGGATCAGCACTCTACGGGGGCTCCACCGGTAGCAACGGGACATGGGTGGCGAGTAACACGAGCACGGCTCCCCACTTCTACAACTATTTGTTTGGGATGGAGTAG
- the LOC107276315 gene encoding AP2-like ethylene-responsive transcription factor AIL5, translated as MDMDMSSAYPHHWLSFSLSNNYHHGLLEALSTTSAPPLGEEGPAEGAPKMEDFLGGLGGGGGAVAAAPAAAPEDQLSCGELGSIAAGFLRRYPAPENAGGVTIAMATDAAAELADPARRTAETFGQRTSIYRGVTRHRWTGRYEAHLWDNSCRREGQSRKGRQGLCMHVITHIQQINLQILAYGRYIVDH; from the exons ATGGACATGGACATGAGCTCGGCTTATCCTCACCATTggctctccttctccctctctaaCAACTACCACCATGGCCTCCTTGAGGCCCTCTCTACCACATCTGCACCTCCACTTG GAGAGGAGGGGCCAGCGGAGGGCGCTCCGAAGATGGAGGATTTCCTCGGCGGCctaggcggaggcggcggcgccgtcgccgccgctccggcagCTGCCCCGGAGGATCAGCTCAGCTGCGGCGAGCTTGGTAGCATCGCCGCCGGGTTCTTGCGCCGGTACCCAGCGCCTGAGAACGCCGGCGGGGTGACCATCGCAATGGCgaccgacgcggcggcggagctggccgatccggcgaggaggaccgCCGAGACGTTCGGGCAACGGACGTCCATCTACCGTGGTGTCACTAG GCACCGGTGGACGGGGAGGTACGAGGCGCACCTGTGGGACAATAGCTGCCGCCGGGAAGGCCAAAGCCGCAAAGGCCGCCAAGGTTTGTGCATGCATGTCATAACCCATATCCAACAAATTAATCTGCAAATTTTAGCATATGGACGTTACATTGTTGATCACTAA
- the LOC107281180 gene encoding uncharacterized protein, which yields MKSIKESSNQEVRKVLTYGFHDSKSFKTCQAGDTWWLLLHFSSNSESINKFSETPPAVQPVEIDAQLSSFTIDVLSDLNAFHRSTVHSLQGDSSRYLQFYTILNPGGFPRDKI from the exons ATGAAATCAATCAAGGAATCCAGCAATCAAGAGGTGAGGAAGGTGCTCACATATGGTTTTCATGACTCAAAGAGTTTCAAAACATGCCAAGCAG GTGACACTTGGTGGCTCCTTCTGCATTTTTCATCAAATTCTGAAAGTATTAATAAGTTCTCAGAGACGCCACCTGCTGTTCAACCAGTTGAAATAGA TGCCCAGCTGAGTTCTTTCACCATTGATGTTCTTTCCGATCTCAATGCATTTCACCGCTCCACCGTACATTCCCTTCAAG GTGATTCTTCAAGGTATCTACAGTTCTACACTATTCTGAACCCTGGCGGATTCCCCCGCGacaaaatttga